One genomic segment of Gasterosteus aculeatus chromosome 6, fGasAcu3.hap1.1, whole genome shotgun sequence includes these proteins:
- the LOC120820288 gene encoding uncharacterized protein LOC120820288, producing the protein MPAYKETLLFAAFFAFLGLTQCKKLPSFDLLKDFHVPDSRGVRIVNGSQPQTVAYRVNPSVHLRRTMSNVYPDGLPSDYSVIATFKVTKDAAKKSWDLWQVSDPGGQEQVGLRFQGDTRSLAFFYTGPRGSHMLRTFYGVEQLFDGEWHKLALSVKGSRVKLLIDCEEVSVESIDEPRPVLYRGYTSIVKRAAGDRSMSVDLQQMEVSCDPEQAYSEGCCELFSVCGGYAEIGLTAGRASCKCMHGQPGIQGAPGPKGHRGLPGKAGDQGRQGNWGIRGNTGDYGNIGESGQKGEEGIKGEKGTRGLWGQVGGRGPKGLKGLRGAAGFKGVRGPPGDIGETGNLGEIGAKGVKGHEGIPGFQGVKGEMGTSGAAGRAGPKGKQGIVGDPGERGVPGLKGQPGILGPKGRGGSIGPKGIVGDPGLPGRDGDPGIQAYQGPQGGSGKFGRIGTKGEKGTLGPAGEMGPQGRTGPRGYKGSAGKPGRPGFIGPPGPAGHVGVPGKPGSKGDTGKQGIQGVKGQQGERGVKGPKGKVGEQGELGPQGGRGKRGPAGPPGRSGPVGIKGIRGEGGPDGFQGPAGPPGPTLPAQHVIEVCKKVILEQMSSFANSVKRTCAAVCPLYGDVPMGAPGPTGQKGAPGPAGDPGNDGVDGEVGLPGFYGEVGELGRKGETGDRGEKGDKGPRGHGLPGYFGDQGPKGQRGRPGRAFNGQPGKQGERGHLGRPGLRGHAGLRGPPGVCVTSGCAQLNSTSGTPQPATRRLRNRS; encoded by the exons atgccaGCCTACAAAGAAACGCTGCTCTTTGCAGCATTCTTTGCCTTCCTTGGACTGACCCAGTGCAAAAAGTTGCCAA GCTTTGATCTGCTGAAGGACTTCCATGTGCCCGACTCGAGAGGAGTGAGGATCGTGAACGGTTCTCAGCCTCAGACGGTGGCCTACCGCGTCAACCCCTCCGTCCATCTCCGGAGGACCATGAG CAATGTGTATCCAGACGGACTTCCCTCCGACTACTCCGTCATTGCAACATTTAAGGTGACAAAGGACGCTGCCAAGAAGTCCTGGGACCTGTGGCAGGTCAGTGACCCCGGGGGTCAGGAGCAAGTTGGCCTGCGTTTCCAGGGTGACACGCGCTCTTTGGCCTTCTTCTACACCGGCCCCCGCGGGAGCCACATGCTGAGAACCTTTTACGGCGTggagcagctgtttgatggaGAGTGGCACAAGTTGGCGCTGAGTGTGAAGGGCAGCCGGGTGAAGCTGCTGATCGACTGTGAAGAGGTCAGCGTGGAGTCCATTGACGAGCCGAGGCCGGTCCTCTACCGAGGGTACACCTCCATCGTCAAGAGGGCTGCAGGAGATCGCTCTATGTCT GTGGACCTCCAGCAGATGGAAGTGTCATGTGACCCGGAGCAGGCTTATTCAGAGGGCTGCTGTGAGCTTTTCAGCGTG TGCGGAGGATACGCAGAGATCGGCCTAACGGCTGGAAGAGCGTCTTGCAAATGCATGCACGGACAACCTGGTATTCAGGGAGCTCCGGGACCAAAG ggacacagaGGTCTTCCAGGAAAAGCCGGAGACCAAGGAAGACAAGGAAACTGG GGAATCCGGGGAAACACAGGAGACTACGGAAACATCGGCGAGTCCGGCCAAAAG GGTGAAGAAGGAATCAAGGGCGAGAAAGGAACGAGAGGACTCTGGGGCCAAGTG GGGGGCAGAGGTCCTAAGGGGCTGAAAGGATTAAGAGGGGCAGCCGGCTTTAAG GGAGTTCGTGGACCACCTGGAGACATCGGAGAGACAGGAAACCTGGGAGAAATT GGTGCGAAAGGCGTCAAAGGACACGAAGGGATTCCCGGATTTCAAGGCGTTAAG ggagaAATGGGGACCAGTGGTGCAGCAGGGCGTGCCGGGCCCAAAGGAAAACAG GGTATTGTGGGAGATCCTGGAGAGAGGGGAGTGCCTGGATTGAAGGGACAGCCT GGGATCCTTGGACCAAAGGGCCGAGGTGGCTCCATCGGGCCGAAG GGCATTGTTGGAGATCCGGGCTTACCGGGTAGAGATGGGGATCCAGGAATACAG GCGTATCAAGGACCACAAGGCGGCAGCGGAAAATTTGGACGAATCGGAACAAAG GGAGAAAAGGGAACCCTCGGGCCAGCCGGTGAAATGGGTCCCCAAGGCCGAACC GGCCCAAGAGGTTACAAGGGCTCTGCTGGGAAGCCAGGAAGACCTGGATTTATTGGCCCACCGGGACCTGCT GGACACGTGGGTGTGCCTGGAAAACCAGGGTCCAAG GGTGACACAGGAAAACAAGGAATCCAAGGAGTTAAAGGTCAACAG ggggaAAGAGGAGTTAAGGGACCAAAAGGAAAG GTTGGAGAACAGGGCGAGCTGGGTCCtcagggaggacgggggaagcGCGGCCCGGCGGGCCCACCTGGGCGATCGGGTCCCGTTGGAATCAAGGGCATTCGGGGTGAAGGAGGACCAGATGGCTTTCAAGGACCCGCGGGTCCACCG GGCCCGACACTCCCGGCGCAACACGTGATCGAGGTTTGTAAGAAAGTGATCCTGGAGCAGATGTCCAGCTTTGCCAACTCGGTGAAGAGGACTTGTGCTGCCGTTTGTCCTCTGTACGGGGACGTGCCAATGGGCGCACCGGGTCCCACCGGACAGAAAGGAGCCCCCGGACCTGCC GGTGACCCTGGTAATGATGGTGTTGATGGAGAAGTGGGCCTGCCGGGATTCTACGGAGAAGTCGGGGAACTAGGCCGGAAAGGAGAAACAG GTGACCGAGGAGAGAAAGGCGATAAAGGACCCAGGGGTCATGGTCTACCTGGCTACTTTGGAGACCAGGGACCAAAAG GCCAGCGTGGGCGTCCTGGCAGAGCCTTCAACGGGCAGCCGGGGAAGCAGGGTGAGAGGGGACACCTGGGCCGGCCTGGACTCAGGGGCCACGCAGGCCTCAGGGGACCTCCAGGTGTTTGTGTCACCTCTGGGTGTGCTCAGCTGAACTCCACCAGCGGGACCCCTCAACCAGCAACACGCAGGTTGAGGAACCGTTCGTAG